From a region of the Paraburkholderia hospita genome:
- a CDS encoding response regulator transcription factor, with protein sequence MDAHACHHFPSSAPFLTGAASEFFDLLVTDAYCGDAAAEDVIMRVRQVLPGLPVIAMMTTPRESELVAMLQSGADDCVSKPVRGPEMLARIEALMRRAGIRRPRNRVREMFGEYAFDAGRSIVSFRGQSVTLTPKELQFALLLFTNMSRPVSRAHILETVWSRRRDVKSRTLDTHASRIRTKLELRPEFGYTLTPLYGYGYRLDQIPVENTDSADKPAPTERIAETL encoded by the coding sequence CTGGACGCACATGCCTGCCATCACTTCCCCTCCAGCGCGCCTTTTCTGACGGGCGCCGCAAGCGAGTTCTTCGATCTCCTCGTCACCGACGCGTATTGCGGCGACGCCGCCGCGGAAGACGTGATCATGCGGGTGCGCCAGGTTCTGCCGGGCCTGCCCGTCATCGCCATGATGACGACGCCGCGCGAAAGCGAATTGGTCGCAATGTTGCAATCGGGCGCCGACGACTGCGTGTCGAAGCCCGTGCGCGGTCCCGAAATGCTGGCCCGCATCGAAGCGCTGATGCGTCGCGCCGGGATCCGCCGCCCGCGCAACCGCGTGCGCGAAATGTTCGGCGAGTATGCGTTCGACGCCGGCCGTTCCATCGTCAGCTTTCGGGGACAGAGCGTTACCCTGACGCCAAAAGAACTCCAGTTCGCGCTGCTGCTGTTTACCAATATGTCGCGGCCGGTGTCGCGCGCGCACATCCTGGAAACCGTCTGGTCGCGCCGCCGCGACGTAAAGTCGCGCACGCTCGACACGCACGCGTCGCGCATCCGCACCAAGCTCGAACTGCGGCCGGAATTCGGCTACACCCTTACGCCGCTGTACGGTTACGGCTATCGTCTGGACCAGATTCCAGTCGAAAACACGGATAGCGCGGATAAACCCGCGCCGACTGAAAGAATCGCGGAAACGCTATAA